From one Nocardioides sp. Kera G14 genomic stretch:
- a CDS encoding cytochrome c biogenesis CcdA family protein, which yields MTEWIKQTTGDGSFALAAPIAILLGLISFLSPCVLPLLPGYLSYATGLSGADVASGNVRRGRMLLGSLLFVLGFTVVFVAGGVAAGTVGFWFSSHEDQLQIVLGVFTIILGLAFLGAMPILQRDVRFHRIPAVGLIAAPLLGVLFAVGWTPCMGPTLGVMFNLAGTSGTAVRGGLLLALYSAGLGLPFVGFALLWRRALGALSFIRRHIAWVTRLGGLLFILIGLALLTGWWDYAVEWIQGHLVSDWWSTSL from the coding sequence GTGACCGAGTGGATCAAGCAGACGACGGGTGACGGCTCCTTCGCGCTGGCCGCCCCGATCGCCATCCTGCTCGGCCTGATCTCGTTCCTCTCGCCGTGCGTGCTGCCGCTGCTGCCCGGCTACCTCTCCTACGCCACGGGCCTGTCGGGTGCCGATGTCGCGTCGGGAAACGTACGTCGTGGCCGGATGCTCCTCGGGTCCCTGCTGTTCGTCCTCGGCTTCACCGTCGTCTTCGTCGCCGGTGGCGTCGCGGCCGGAACGGTCGGCTTCTGGTTCTCCTCGCACGAGGACCAGCTTCAGATCGTGCTGGGTGTCTTCACGATCATCCTCGGCCTGGCGTTCCTCGGCGCGATGCCGATCCTCCAGCGCGACGTGCGCTTCCACCGGATACCTGCCGTCGGCCTGATCGCCGCGCCGCTGCTGGGCGTGCTCTTCGCCGTCGGCTGGACACCGTGCATGGGGCCGACCCTCGGCGTGATGTTCAACCTCGCCGGCACGTCGGGCACCGCCGTGCGCGGTGGCCTGCTGCTCGCGCTCTACAGCGCCGGCCTCGGCCTGCCCTTCGTCGGGTTCGCGCTGCTGTGGCGTCGTGCCCTGGGTGCGCTCAGCTTCATCCGCCGCCACATCGCGTGGGTCACCCGCCTCGGCGGCCTTCTCTTCATCCTGATCGGCCTCGCGCTCCTCACCGGCTGGTGGGACTACGCGGTGGAGTGGATCCAGGGACATCTCGTCAGCGACTGGTGGTCGACAAGCCTGTGA
- a CDS encoding cytochrome c biogenesis protein ResB, with translation MVDKPVTHTQPAPDDRRPGELNARELARWSWRQLTSMRTALILLLLLALAAVPGSLIPQSGVDSLKTSQWQEAHTHLTPIYKRLGLFDVYSSPWFGAIYILLMISLIGCIIPRLFVYWRGLRAQPPVAPRHLTRMADSSSYVTTEVPADVLDRARVVLRKKRYRLRRDAEDYVSAEKGYLREAGNLLFHLSVILVLVGFAMGSLLGYKGGVIVVVGKDYGFSNTPQQYDDLDPGSLFDSSRMDPFTFHIDKFDVDWLTSGPRKGMARAFDSKLSYCPQSSCTAAEEKSYNLRVNHPLTIGSTELFLIGHGYAPEITIRDAKGKILFTGPQVFLPENATFFSFGVVKGSNTPNVKDQIGLQGVFYPTFIMDDAGNPTTLMGNDLNPLISMQVWAGDLNLDAGPQSVYSLDTSKSKQVMTTDPTTGKAKPLRLDMQVGQTVTLPNGLGSVSFDGVVRWNKIQISQQPGKYLALGGVLLCLLGLLGSLFIRPRRLWVRATASEEGTLVEIAGLDRSGGDDTAAVISDLVSRLQQKEQA, from the coding sequence GTGGTCGACAAGCCTGTGACACACACGCAACCCGCTCCGGACGATCGCCGCCCGGGCGAGCTCAACGCGCGCGAGCTCGCCCGCTGGTCGTGGCGCCAGCTCACGTCGATGCGCACGGCCCTGATCCTGCTGCTCCTGCTGGCCCTGGCCGCCGTACCCGGTTCGCTCATCCCGCAGTCCGGCGTCGACTCGCTCAAGACCTCCCAGTGGCAGGAGGCGCACACGCACCTCACGCCGATCTACAAGCGGCTCGGGCTCTTCGACGTCTACTCCTCGCCGTGGTTCGGCGCGATCTACATCCTGTTGATGATCAGCCTGATCGGCTGCATCATCCCGCGGCTCTTCGTCTACTGGCGGGGGCTTCGCGCCCAGCCTCCCGTCGCGCCACGGCACCTGACGCGGATGGCCGACTCGTCGTCGTACGTCACGACGGAGGTGCCCGCGGACGTGCTCGACCGCGCTCGCGTGGTCCTGCGGAAGAAGCGCTACCGGCTCCGACGCGACGCCGAGGACTATGTCTCGGCCGAGAAGGGCTACCTCCGCGAGGCCGGCAACCTGCTCTTCCACCTCTCGGTGATCCTCGTGCTGGTGGGCTTCGCGATGGGCTCGCTGCTGGGCTACAAGGGCGGTGTGATCGTCGTGGTCGGCAAGGACTACGGCTTCTCCAACACCCCGCAGCAGTACGACGACCTCGACCCCGGCTCGCTCTTCGACTCGTCCCGGATGGACCCGTTCACGTTCCACATCGACAAGTTCGACGTCGACTGGCTCACCAGCGGGCCGCGCAAGGGGATGGCCCGCGCCTTCGACTCGAAGCTCTCCTACTGCCCGCAGTCGAGCTGCACGGCGGCGGAGGAGAAGAGCTACAACCTGCGGGTCAACCACCCCCTGACGATCGGGTCGACCGAGCTCTTCCTCATCGGCCACGGCTATGCGCCGGAGATCACGATCCGCGACGCCAAGGGCAAGATCCTCTTCACCGGGCCGCAGGTCTTCCTGCCGGAGAACGCCACGTTCTTCTCCTTCGGTGTCGTGAAGGGGAGCAACACCCCGAACGTGAAGGACCAGATCGGCCTGCAGGGCGTCTTCTACCCGACGTTCATCATGGACGACGCCGGCAATCCCACGACGCTGATGGGCAACGACCTCAACCCGCTGATCTCCATGCAGGTCTGGGCTGGTGACCTCAACCTCGACGCCGGACCGCAGTCGGTCTACTCCCTCGACACCTCCAAGTCGAAGCAGGTCATGACCACCGATCCGACCACCGGCAAGGCGAAGCCGCTGCGCCTGGACATGCAGGTCGGACAGACGGTCACGCTTCCCAACGGTCTCGGTTCCGTCAGCTTCGACGGTGTCGTGCGCTGGAACAAGATCCAGATCAGCCAGCAGCCCGGCAAGTACCTCGCACTCGGCGGCGTCCTGCTCTGCCTGCTGGGGCTGCTCGGGTCGCTCTTCATCCGTCCCCGCCGGCTCTGGGTTCGCGCCACCGCGTCCGAGGAGGGCACACTGGTCGAGATCGCCGGGCTCGATCGGTCCGGTGGTGACGACACCGCCGCCGTCATCTCCGATCTCGTCTCCCGGCTGCAGCAGAAGGAGCAGGCATGA
- the ccsB gene encoding c-type cytochrome biogenesis protein CcsB, with translation MTSPQWDSLSSHAIGAAGVLYFLALLCHLAEWAALAGTRSQAVRRELVTPDGSAAAGGVTWVDGEAARDEKREFRREFSARLGILLTVLAVLVHLAALVSRGMAADPHRVPWGNMYEFTMSGTFVVAAAYVLLYRRLTLAWMAPLVLTFVLVVLMVGGIWLYEPVAPLTEALNSYWLVIHVVSAILATGAFTLGGMASAVYLVKRRVGSREVKGFWGGWLSRVPELPVLDRVAYRIHAFAFPVWTFAVLITGPIWAHQAWSSYWNWDPKEVWAFITWVVYAGYLHARATAGWKGRNAAILALVGVATLWFNFIGINYFSSTSQHSYALPATSHVAGKAAL, from the coding sequence ATGACCTCCCCCCAGTGGGACTCACTCTCGAGCCACGCGATCGGCGCGGCCGGTGTCCTCTACTTCCTCGCCCTGCTCTGCCATCTCGCCGAGTGGGCCGCCCTCGCCGGCACCCGGTCGCAGGCCGTACGTCGCGAGCTCGTCACTCCCGACGGGTCGGCTGCCGCGGGCGGCGTCACCTGGGTCGACGGGGAGGCCGCGCGTGACGAGAAGCGCGAGTTCCGCCGTGAGTTCTCCGCGCGACTCGGCATCCTGTTGACCGTCCTCGCGGTGCTGGTGCACCTGGCGGCGCTGGTCTCGCGCGGCATGGCCGCCGACCCGCACCGCGTGCCGTGGGGCAACATGTACGAGTTCACGATGTCGGGCACGTTCGTCGTGGCCGCGGCCTACGTGCTGCTCTACCGCCGCCTCACCCTCGCCTGGATGGCGCCGCTGGTCCTGACCTTCGTGCTGGTGGTCCTCATGGTCGGTGGCATCTGGCTCTACGAGCCGGTCGCTCCGCTGACCGAGGCGCTCAACTCCTACTGGCTCGTGATCCACGTCGTCTCCGCGATCCTCGCGACCGGCGCCTTCACCCTTGGTGGCATGGCCTCGGCGGTGTACCTCGTGAAGCGTCGCGTCGGCTCCCGCGAGGTGAAGGGCTTCTGGGGCGGCTGGCTCTCCCGCGTCCCGGAGCTCCCGGTGCTCGACCGCGTGGCCTACCGGATCCACGCCTTCGCCTTCCCCGTCTGGACGTTCGCGGTCCTGATCACGGGACCGATCTGGGCGCACCAGGCCTGGTCGTCGTACTGGAACTGGGATCCCAAGGAGGTGTGGGCGTTCATCACGTGGGTCGTCTACGCCGGTTACCTCCACGCCCGCGCTACCGCGGGTTGGAAGGGCCGCAACGCCGCGATCCTCGCGCTCGTCGGTGTCGCCACGCTGTGGTTCAACTTCATCGGCATCAACTACTTCAGCTCGACGTCGCAGCACTCGTACGCCTTGCCAGCGACGAGCCATGTCGCCGGAAAGGCAGCGCTGTGA
- a CDS encoding DUF4229 domain-containing protein — MKEFALYTVMRLAVFLASFAIVAGLWAIFNHGSVPWLPAVVIAAIVSMIVSVPLLNRQRQEFAAKVGARAEAALERARTREDTE; from the coding sequence GTGAAGGAATTCGCCCTCTACACGGTGATGCGTCTCGCCGTCTTCCTCGCTTCGTTCGCGATCGTCGCGGGTCTCTGGGCGATCTTCAACCACGGCAGTGTCCCGTGGCTTCCCGCCGTGGTGATCGCCGCGATCGTGTCGATGATCGTCTCCGTCCCTCTGCTCAACCGCCAGCGCCAGGAGTTCGCCGCCAAGGTCGGTGCCCGTGCCGAGGCCGCCCTCGAGCGGGCCCGCACCCGCGAGGACACCGAATAG
- a CDS encoding 1,4-dihydroxy-2-naphthoate polyprenyltransferase produces the protein MATPSQWIEGARPRTLPAALSPVIAGTALATYDDELVWWKALLALVVALALQVGVNYANDYSDGIRGTDDERVGPLRLTATRLATPNAVKRAAFLALGVAGVAGLVLAATTAWWLVAVGLACMLAAWFYTGGSKPYGYAGLGEVAVFVFFGLVAVIGTYDVQAEAWSWTALVIAVALGAIICAINLTNNLRDIPTDTASGKRTLAVILGDHSTRLLYAGLIAVAAVAVVPLAAATTWWVLVALLFTVVARPALRAVLGGAVGPALIPALGATGKATLAWAVLVAVPLVLA, from the coding sequence GTGGCAACCCCCTCGCAGTGGATCGAAGGCGCACGTCCGCGCACCCTCCCGGCAGCGCTGAGTCCCGTCATTGCCGGCACCGCCCTGGCGACGTACGACGACGAACTGGTGTGGTGGAAGGCGCTGCTCGCCCTCGTCGTGGCCCTCGCGCTGCAGGTGGGGGTCAACTACGCCAACGACTACTCCGACGGGATCCGTGGGACGGACGACGAGCGGGTCGGACCACTCCGACTGACGGCCACCCGACTTGCAACGCCGAACGCCGTCAAGCGCGCGGCCTTCCTCGCGCTGGGTGTCGCCGGTGTGGCCGGACTGGTGCTCGCCGCGACCACCGCGTGGTGGCTGGTGGCCGTCGGTCTCGCCTGCATGCTCGCCGCATGGTTCTACACCGGCGGCTCCAAGCCATACGGCTACGCGGGCTTGGGCGAGGTCGCCGTCTTCGTCTTCTTCGGACTGGTCGCCGTGATCGGCACCTATGACGTCCAGGCCGAGGCGTGGTCCTGGACAGCGCTCGTGATCGCAGTCGCCCTCGGCGCGATCATCTGCGCGATCAACCTGACGAACAACCTCCGCGACATCCCGACCGACACTGCCAGTGGCAAGCGCACCCTCGCCGTGATCCTCGGGGACCACAGCACCCGACTGCTCTACGCCGGGCTGATCGCGGTGGCCGCGGTCGCCGTCGTGCCGCTCGCCGCGGCCACCACCTGGTGGGTGCTGGTCGCGCTGCTCTTCACCGTGGTCGCTCGGCCCGCTCTGCGTGCGGTGCTCGGCGGTGCGGTCGGGCCGGCGCTCATCCCGGCTCTGGGTGCGACCGGCAAGGCCACGCTGGCCTGGGCGGTTCTGGTCGCCGTACCGCTGGTGCTGGCCTGA
- a CDS encoding AMP-binding protein, with protein sequence MDNASPTASEVVGRVEAWLAVDGEPEPWVVETSGSTGTPKQVLLSRRAVRASAALSAARLGGSGRWILALPPSYVAGLNVIARSLLAGSAPVILGDRDFGEAVREAGPGAFLSVVPTQLARLLPSHPRELATLHTVLLGGGPIDPALRVRAADVGVNVVATYGSAETCGGCVYDGVPLDEVSVAIADDGRVRISGPTLADGYSDPALTAESFVDGWFLTSDAGRVEDGRLQVFGRIDDMVITGGVNVPAPAVAARLRQHPEVAEAEVLGVPDEEWGNRLVAFVTLAESGLSSRRIGAFLTPSPEFLSEIRDWVAAERPRSWAPRQVVVLPEIPLLPNGKIDRQRLKALVESGNPQLVAGEPGLGRRGGGIR encoded by the coding sequence ATGGATAACGCCAGCCCCACCGCCTCGGAGGTGGTCGGGCGCGTGGAGGCGTGGTTGGCGGTCGACGGTGAGCCCGAGCCGTGGGTGGTCGAGACGTCCGGATCGACGGGCACGCCTAAGCAGGTGCTGCTCTCTCGGCGTGCGGTCCGGGCCTCGGCCGCGCTCTCGGCCGCGCGTCTGGGCGGCTCCGGCCGCTGGATCCTGGCGCTGCCGCCGTCGTACGTCGCCGGGCTGAACGTCATTGCCCGCTCACTGCTGGCCGGGTCGGCCCCCGTCATCCTCGGCGACCGCGACTTCGGGGAGGCAGTGCGCGAGGCCGGGCCTGGGGCGTTCCTCTCGGTGGTGCCGACGCAGCTCGCCCGTCTGCTCCCCTCGCACCCGCGGGAGCTCGCGACGCTGCACACCGTGCTGCTCGGCGGCGGGCCGATCGACCCTGCCCTGCGGGTCCGCGCAGCCGATGTCGGCGTCAACGTGGTGGCGACCTACGGCTCGGCAGAGACCTGCGGTGGCTGCGTCTATGACGGGGTACCCCTCGACGAGGTCTCCGTCGCCATCGCCGACGACGGCCGGGTGCGCATCTCCGGGCCCACGCTGGCCGACGGCTACTCCGACCCGGCATTGACGGCCGAGTCCTTCGTCGACGGCTGGTTCCTCACCTCGGACGCGGGCCGGGTCGAGGACGGGCGGCTGCAGGTGTTCGGGCGGATCGACGACATGGTCATCACCGGCGGCGTGAACGTCCCGGCTCCCGCCGTCGCCGCCCGCCTCCGCCAGCATCCCGAGGTCGCCGAGGCCGAGGTGCTCGGTGTCCCCGATGAGGAGTGGGGCAACCGCCTCGTCGCCTTCGTCACCCTCGCCGAATCCGGCCTTTCCTCCCGCCGAATCGGGGCTTTCCTGACGCCGAGTCCGGAGTTCCTCTCCGAGATCCGCGACTGGGTCGCGGCCGAGCGTCCGCGATCGTGGGCACCGCGGCAGGTCGTCGTACTCCCTGAGATTCCGTTGCTCCCCAACGGCAAGATCGACCGCCAGCGGCTCAAGGCCCTGGTCGAGTCAGGAAACCCCCAACTCGTCGCAGGAGAGCCCGGACTCGGCCGCAGGGGAGGCGGGATTCGGTGA
- a CDS encoding o-succinylbenzoate synthase codes for MNVFSIAMRTRFRGITVREGVLIRGEVGWGEWSPFLDYTDPAEVRPWLAAAKESAVLGWPTPLRDRVPVNVTVPVVPPEKAQEIVRNGGCRTAKVKVGESTLAEDQARLEAVRDALGPDGRIRIDVNGLWDVDHAVEAIGLLDRAAGGLEYVEQPVASVEDLAVVRRRVDVPIAADESIRRAEDPYRVKALEAADIAVLKVQPLGGVRACLEIAERIGLPVVVSSALETSVGIAAGVALAAALPELPHACGLATVQLLTDDVVVEPLLPVDGFLRVTHPVVDEVALERLAATPDRVAHWKARRLAVDDLGS; via the coding sequence GTGAACGTCTTCTCGATCGCGATGCGGACGAGATTTCGGGGCATCACGGTGCGCGAGGGTGTCCTGATCCGCGGTGAGGTGGGCTGGGGGGAGTGGAGCCCGTTCCTGGACTACACCGACCCGGCCGAGGTTCGGCCCTGGCTGGCCGCGGCCAAGGAGAGTGCGGTCCTCGGCTGGCCGACGCCGTTGCGTGACAGGGTCCCGGTCAACGTGACCGTCCCGGTCGTCCCGCCTGAGAAGGCGCAGGAGATCGTCCGCAACGGCGGCTGCCGCACGGCCAAGGTCAAGGTCGGCGAGTCGACGCTCGCCGAGGACCAGGCCCGCCTGGAGGCGGTGCGGGACGCGCTCGGCCCCGACGGCCGGATCAGGATCGACGTCAACGGACTGTGGGACGTCGACCATGCGGTCGAGGCCATCGGACTTCTCGACCGCGCCGCCGGCGGCCTCGAATATGTCGAGCAGCCCGTCGCCTCGGTCGAGGACCTCGCCGTCGTACGCCGACGAGTCGACGTCCCGATCGCCGCTGATGAGTCCATCCGGCGGGCCGAGGACCCCTATCGGGTCAAGGCCCTGGAGGCCGCCGACATCGCGGTCCTCAAGGTCCAGCCGCTGGGAGGAGTGCGGGCGTGCCTCGAGATCGCCGAGCGGATCGGCCTGCCCGTCGTGGTCTCCAGCGCGCTGGAGACCAGTGTCGGGATCGCGGCCGGCGTCGCCCTGGCGGCAGCGCTCCCGGAGCTGCCCCACGCCTGCGGGCTCGCGACCGTCCAGCTGCTGACGGACGACGTCGTCGTGGAGCCGTTGCTGCCGGTCGACGGGTTCCTCCGGGTCACGCATCCTGTCGTCGACGAGGTCGCCCTCGAGCGCCTCGCCGCCACGCCCGACCGCGTCGCGCATTGGAAGGCCCGCCGCCTCGCGGTGGATGATCTTGGGTCGTGA
- the menD gene encoding 2-succinyl-5-enolpyruvyl-6-hydroxy-3-cyclohexene-1-carboxylic-acid synthase, producing MNPSTELARAVVTALIEAGVREVVLAPGSRNAPLSYAVHDADAAGLIRLHVRVDERSAAFLALGLTKTGSRAAVMCTSGTAVTNLHPALLEAAHAGVALVAVTADRPARLRGTDANQTTDQVGVFGPLIPTDDLASAVDVDSTPVWEATGPTHWNVQFDEPLLPEDVDEVWTSTASPRPAHQWPTPRILESIDAGLGSPRTVVVAGDDAGPAARRLAEAAGWPLLAEPSSGSRTGAHALRAYRLLLADDSLRKGIERVVVYGHPTLSRPVSRLLSDRSVEVWAEARRTAWGERSFPVARTFRTELQVNPVPDSPSGNPGLEWLAEWQAADRAVSRQLDALLAEQQEMTGHQVAAAVAAAIPPGSQLVVGPSNPIRDLDLMHRPTPVGERRKILSNRGLAGIDGVVSTAIGAALGRTEAPTYALMGDLTFLHDANGLIIGPGEPRPESLTIVVANDDGGSIFATLEQGAPERQQRFERVFGTPHGTSIEQLCAATRTPYARVTTPGELAQILQSPNGGVEVVEAVISRTARRELDEQIRELRA from the coding sequence GTGAACCCCTCCACTGAGCTGGCCCGCGCGGTCGTGACGGCCCTCATCGAGGCCGGCGTCCGCGAGGTCGTGCTCGCCCCGGGTTCGCGCAACGCCCCCCTCTCGTACGCCGTCCACGACGCCGACGCCGCCGGACTGATCCGCCTCCACGTCCGGGTGGACGAGCGCAGCGCCGCCTTCCTCGCACTCGGCCTCACCAAGACCGGCAGCCGTGCGGCCGTCATGTGCACGAGCGGCACCGCCGTCACCAACCTCCACCCCGCACTGCTCGAGGCCGCACACGCCGGGGTCGCCCTGGTGGCGGTCACGGCCGATCGACCGGCGCGGCTGCGGGGGACTGATGCCAACCAGACGACCGACCAGGTCGGCGTCTTCGGTCCGCTGATCCCGACCGACGACCTCGCGTCCGCTGTCGACGTGGACAGTACGCCGGTCTGGGAGGCGACCGGCCCGACCCACTGGAACGTCCAGTTCGACGAGCCGCTCCTGCCCGAGGACGTCGACGAGGTCTGGACCTCGACGGCCTCCCCGCGACCCGCGCATCAGTGGCCGACGCCGCGGATCCTGGAGTCCATCGACGCCGGCCTTGGCTCGCCCCGGACGGTCGTCGTGGCCGGCGATGACGCCGGCCCCGCCGCCCGCCGACTCGCCGAGGCCGCCGGCTGGCCGCTCCTCGCCGAGCCCTCGAGCGGTTCGCGCACAGGAGCCCACGCCCTCCGGGCCTACCGCCTCCTGCTCGCCGACGACAGTCTCCGCAAGGGCATCGAGCGGGTCGTCGTCTACGGCCACCCCACGTTGTCGCGCCCGGTCTCGCGCCTCCTGTCGGACCGGAGTGTCGAGGTCTGGGCGGAGGCCCGGCGTACGGCATGGGGCGAGCGGTCCTTCCCCGTCGCCCGCACCTTCCGGACCGAGCTCCAGGTGAACCCAGTCCCCGACTCGCCCTCAGGAAACCCCGGACTCGAGTGGCTGGCCGAGTGGCAGGCCGCCGACCGGGCTGTCTCCCGCCAGCTCGACGCCCTCCTCGCCGAGCAGCAGGAGATGACCGGCCACCAGGTCGCCGCCGCGGTCGCCGCAGCGATCCCACCCGGCAGCCAGTTGGTGGTCGGACCCAGCAACCCGATCCGCGACCTCGACCTCATGCACCGCCCCACTCCCGTGGGCGAACGCCGCAAGATCCTGAGCAACAGGGGCCTGGCCGGCATCGACGGCGTCGTCTCCACGGCGATCGGCGCGGCACTCGGGCGCACCGAGGCGCCGACGTACGCTCTGATGGGTGATCTCACGTTCCTGCACGACGCCAACGGCCTGATCATCGGACCAGGCGAGCCGCGGCCGGAGAGCCTCACGATCGTCGTCGCCAACGACGACGGAGGCTCGATCTTCGCGACGCTCGAGCAGGGTGCACCCGAGCGCCAGCAGAGGTTCGAACGTGTCTTCGGCACCCCGCACGGCACGAGCATCGAGCAGCTCTGCGCTGCCACGCGGACGCCGTACGCCCGCGTCACGACGCCCGGAGAGCTGGCCCAGATCCTGCAGAGCCCCAACGGCGGCGTCGAGGTGGTTGAGGCGGTCATCTCCCGCACAGCCCGCCGAGAGCTCGACGAACAGATCCGGGAGTTGCGCGCATGA
- a CDS encoding MBL fold metallo-hydrolase gives MRITKFGHACVRVETESGTLLFDPGMFVTPEVFDGVDAVLITHEHPDHYLPDLLTSTDAPVFTIDAVAAKINDEAPEVRERTTIVTPGQGFEAAGVQVTAVGELHAVIHPEMPRFFNSGYLVDADGTSVFHPGDALTAPEGVTPGVLLAPSSAPWARSSELIDFVRSVGAARNLAIHDRIYSDVGAAIFDQQMNGLIGEGQAWSRLADGADL, from the coding sequence ATGCGGATCACGAAGTTCGGGCACGCCTGCGTGCGTGTCGAGACCGAGAGCGGCACCCTCCTCTTCGACCCCGGCATGTTCGTCACGCCGGAGGTCTTCGACGGCGTCGACGCCGTGCTCATCACCCACGAGCACCCCGACCACTACCTCCCCGACCTGCTGACGTCGACTGACGCACCGGTCTTCACCATCGACGCCGTCGCGGCGAAGATCAACGACGAGGCTCCGGAGGTCCGGGAACGCACCACGATCGTCACGCCCGGCCAGGGCTTCGAGGCTGCTGGCGTCCAGGTCACCGCGGTCGGTGAGCTGCACGCGGTGATCCACCCCGAGATGCCGCGCTTCTTCAACTCCGGCTACCTCGTCGACGCCGACGGTACGTCGGTCTTCCACCCGGGTGACGCGCTCACGGCGCCTGAGGGCGTCACACCGGGCGTCCTCCTGGCACCCTCGTCGGCTCCGTGGGCACGCAGCTCCGAGCTGATCGACTTCGTCCGCTCGGTCGGCGCCGCCCGCAACCTCGCGATCCACGACCGGATCTACTCCGACGTCGGCGCGGCCATCTTCGACCAGCAGATGAACGGCCTCATCGGTGAGGGCCAGGCCTGGTCCCGGCTCGCCGACGGCGCCGATCTCTGA
- a CDS encoding YciI family protein — MPIFAVTYVYENNPEGLAELRPTHRDFLISQDGLLLSGPTDDNGALLLWEGKDAGEVETVLDDDPFWTEGLIVERNIVGFEPKSGPWLEPLGLD; from the coding sequence ATGCCGATCTTCGCCGTCACCTACGTCTACGAGAACAACCCCGAGGGCCTCGCCGAGCTGCGTCCCACCCACCGCGACTTCCTGATCAGCCAGGACGGCCTGCTCCTGTCGGGCCCGACCGACGACAACGGGGCGCTCCTCCTCTGGGAGGGCAAGGACGCCGGTGAGGTCGAGACCGTCCTCGACGACGACCCCTTCTGGACCGAGGGGCTGATCGTCGAGCGCAACATCGTCGGCTTCGAGCCCAAGTCCGGTCCCTGGCTCGAGCCGCTCGGCCTCGACTGA
- a CDS encoding isochorismate synthase MenF, which translates to MPPSLVVTSRPIELDEATDLICRLPAEGPLSWVRRGEGLVGWGVAASVRTSGPTRFADAAKWWAEVAAQADVVDTVHEPGSGLVSFGSFAFADNGVDSVLIVPAVLIGRRGEEAWRTDITVGPEPQRIDESSTVTLSVAPPPTFTEGPGSLTPGRWTEVVAEATARINHGELEKVVLARDITATSDGPIDPRRPLAFLAEHYPMCWTFHVDGLFGATPELLVRRERGLVTSRVLAGTLSSIDAGPTGEAHPETLAGELSRSSKDLEEHEYAVRSVADALEPHCSSMNVPEAPYVLHLPNVMHLATDVTGVARDGITSLELAAALHPSAAVGGTPRAAALALIEELEGMDRGRYAAPVGWMDAGGDGEWGIALRSAQIEGRTVRLFAGCGVVGSSDPDAELAESNAKLVPVRSALGL; encoded by the coding sequence GTGCCGCCGTCCCTCGTCGTGACCTCCCGTCCGATCGAGCTGGACGAGGCAACGGATCTGATCTGTCGCCTGCCCGCTGAGGGACCGCTCTCGTGGGTCCGCCGCGGCGAGGGCCTCGTCGGCTGGGGCGTTGCCGCGTCCGTCCGTACGTCGGGTCCGACCCGTTTCGCCGACGCCGCGAAGTGGTGGGCTGAAGTGGCCGCCCAGGCCGACGTCGTCGACACCGTCCACGAGCCCGGCTCGGGGCTGGTCAGCTTCGGCTCCTTCGCCTTCGCCGACAACGGTGTGGACTCGGTGCTCATCGTTCCCGCGGTGCTCATCGGGCGCCGTGGCGAGGAGGCCTGGCGCACCGACATCACGGTGGGGCCGGAGCCACAGCGGATCGACGAGTCGAGCACCGTCACGCTCAGCGTCGCGCCGCCGCCCACGTTCACCGAGGGGCCGGGCTCCCTCACGCCGGGCCGGTGGACCGAGGTCGTCGCCGAGGCCACGGCCCGGATCAACCACGGTGAGCTCGAGAAGGTCGTCCTCGCCCGCGACATCACCGCCACCAGCGACGGCCCGATCGACCCCCGCCGGCCGCTCGCGTTCCTGGCCGAGCACTACCCGATGTGCTGGACCTTCCACGTCGACGGCCTCTTCGGCGCGACGCCGGAGCTCCTCGTCCGCCGCGAGCGGGGCCTGGTCACCTCCCGCGTCCTGGCCGGCACGCTGAGCTCGATCGATGCGGGCCCGACGGGCGAGGCGCACCCCGAGACCCTCGCCGGCGAGCTGTCGCGGTCCAGCAAGGACCTCGAGGAGCACGAGTACGCCGTCCGCTCGGTGGCCGACGCCCTGGAACCGCACTGCTCCTCCATGAACGTGCCGGAGGCGCCGTACGTCCTCCACCTGCCCAACGTCATGCACCTGGCCACGGACGTGACGGGGGTGGCCCGTGACGGGATCACGAGCCTCGAGCTCGCCGCGGCGCTGCACCCCAGCGCGGCGGTCGGTGGCACCCCACGCGCGGCTGCGCTGGCGCTGATCGAGGAGCTCGAGGGCATGGACCGTGGGCGGTATGCGGCCCCCGTCGGGTGGATGGATGCGGGTGGCGACGGCGAGTGGGGCATCGCCCTGAGGTCTGCCCAGATCGAGGGCCGGACGGTGCGCCTCTTCGCCGGCTGCGGCGTGGTCGGGTCCAGCGACCCGGACGCGGAGCTGGCCGAGTCGAACGCCAAGCTCGTACCGGTGAGATCCGCCCTCGGCCTCTGA